Proteins co-encoded in one Actinobacillus succinogenes 130Z genomic window:
- the fmt gene encoding methionyl-tRNA formyltransferase: MKNLNIIFAGTPDFAAQHLQALLASNHNVIAVYTQPDKPAGRGKKLQASPVKQLAQQHNLPVYQPKSLRNEEAQSELAALNADVMVVVAYGLILPKAVLEAPRLGCLNVHGSILPRWRGAAPIQRAIWAGDKQTGVTVMQMNEGLDTGDMLHKVYCEITPQETSATLYQKLAQLAPSALIEVLDHLEDGSFQPQVQDDSQSCYADKLTKEEAKLDWTLPAAQLERNIRAFNPAPTAFLTLNLNGNEERIKIYQADVLPHQEKAAGTVLACDKKGVQIATADGVLNITRLQPSGKKPMSVQDFLNGRADWFQAGNVLS, translated from the coding sequence ATGAAAAACCTAAACATTATCTTCGCCGGCACGCCTGATTTTGCCGCACAGCATCTGCAAGCGCTGCTTGCTTCCAACCACAATGTCATTGCGGTTTATACCCAGCCCGATAAACCGGCGGGGCGCGGAAAAAAACTGCAAGCCAGTCCGGTTAAACAGCTGGCGCAACAGCATAACCTTCCCGTCTATCAACCAAAATCTCTGCGCAATGAAGAAGCGCAATCGGAACTGGCGGCATTAAATGCGGACGTCATGGTGGTCGTGGCTTACGGCTTAATTCTGCCGAAAGCGGTACTTGAAGCACCGCGTTTGGGCTGCCTGAACGTGCACGGTTCGATTCTGCCCCGTTGGCGCGGTGCGGCGCCTATTCAACGGGCGATTTGGGCGGGCGATAAGCAAACCGGGGTCACTGTCATGCAAATGAACGAAGGCTTGGATACCGGTGATATGTTGCACAAAGTTTATTGTGAAATTACCCCGCAGGAAACCTCCGCCACGCTCTATCAAAAATTGGCGCAACTCGCACCGTCGGCATTGATTGAAGTATTGGATCACCTGGAAGACGGCAGTTTTCAACCGCAGGTACAGGACGACAGTCAAAGCTGTTACGCCGACAAACTGACCAAAGAAGAAGCAAAGCTGGATTGGACCTTGCCCGCCGCCCAGCTTGAACGCAATATTCGCGCCTTTAATCCCGCACCGACGGCATTTTTAACTTTAAACCTCAACGGTAACGAAGAGCGCATTAAAATTTATCAGGCGGATGTATTACCGCATCAGGAAAAAGCGGCGGGTACGGTATTGGCTTGCGATAAAAAAGGCGTGCAAATCGCCACTGCCGACGGCGTATTGAATATCACCCGTTTGCAACCTTCCGGTAAAAAACCGATGTCGGTGCAGGATTTTCTGAACGGGCGGGCGGATTGGTTTCAAGCGGGAAATGTGTTGAGTTAA
- a CDS encoding Gfo/Idh/MocA family oxidoreductase, whose translation MKRFALIGAGGYIAPRHLRAIKDTGNTLVVAMDVNDSVGIMDSHFPDAEFFTEFEQFEAFVEDQKLKGEKLDYVAICSPNYLHAPHMKFALKNGINVICEKPLVLNSTDLDILSEYEQKYGAKVNSILQLRLHPSIIALREKVESAPADKVFDVDLTYLTSRGKWYMKSWKAEDQKSGGVATNIGVHFYDMLHFIFGDVVKNEVHYRDEKTVSGYLEYKRARVRWFLSIDANNLPANAVQGEKLTYRSITIENEELEFSGGFTDLHTQSYQRILEGKGYGLEENRTAIETVEHIRHADVVANPANPHPFLTKLLQK comes from the coding sequence ATGAAAAGATTTGCACTTATCGGTGCGGGCGGTTATATCGCGCCACGTCATTTGAGAGCGATTAAAGATACGGGCAATACCTTGGTTGTTGCCATGGATGTGAACGATTCCGTCGGAATTATGGACAGTCATTTTCCGGACGCCGAGTTTTTCACCGAATTCGAACAGTTTGAGGCTTTTGTCGAAGATCAAAAATTAAAGGGTGAAAAACTGGATTATGTGGCGATTTGTTCACCGAACTATCTGCATGCGCCGCATATGAAATTCGCCTTAAAAAACGGGATTAACGTGATTTGCGAAAAACCGTTGGTACTCAATTCCACGGATTTGGATATATTATCCGAATATGAACAAAAATACGGTGCAAAAGTGAATTCGATTCTGCAGCTACGCCTGCATCCGTCGATTATCGCCCTGCGTGAAAAAGTCGAATCCGCGCCGGCCGATAAAGTGTTTGACGTCGATTTAACCTATCTGACTTCACGCGGTAAATGGTATATGAAATCCTGGAAAGCGGAGGATCAAAAATCCGGCGGCGTCGCCACCAATATCGGTGTGCATTTTTACGACATGCTGCATTTTATTTTCGGTGATGTGGTGAAAAACGAAGTGCATTACCGCGATGAGAAAACCGTTTCCGGCTATTTGGAATACAAACGTGCGCGGGTTCGTTGGTTCTTATCGATCGACGCCAATAATTTGCCGGCAAACGCCGTGCAAGGTGAAAAACTGACTTATCGTAGTATTACGATTGAAAACGAAGAACTGGAGTTCTCCGGCGGTTTTACCGATTTGCACACCCAAAGTTATCAACGTATTTTGGAAGGCAAGGGTTACGGCCTGGAGGAAAACCGCACGGCGATCGAGACGGTGGAACATATCCGCCATGCCGATGTAGTGGCGAATCCGGCAAATCCGCATCCGTTTTTAACGAAATTATTACAAAAATAA
- a CDS encoding acyltransferase, giving the protein MNYYQHSSAIVDEGAEIGDGSRVWHFAHVCGGARIGKEVSLGQNVFVGNKVRIGDRCKIQNNVSVYDNVYLEEGVFCGPSMVFTNVYNPRSLIERKSEYKDTLVKKGATLGANSTIVCGVTVGAYAFIGAGAVINRDVPDYALMVGVPAKQIGWMSEYGEQLDLPLSGQAETRCPHTGEVYRLDGNTVKKL; this is encoded by the coding sequence ATGAACTATTATCAACATTCGTCGGCAATCGTCGACGAGGGCGCCGAAATCGGCGACGGCTCAAGAGTCTGGCATTTTGCTCACGTATGCGGCGGCGCCAGAATCGGCAAAGAAGTGTCCTTAGGGCAGAACGTATTTGTGGGCAATAAAGTGCGTATCGGCGACCGTTGCAAAATTCAGAATAATGTTTCCGTATATGACAATGTGTACTTGGAAGAAGGCGTTTTTTGCGGTCCGAGCATGGTTTTCACCAATGTTTACAACCCGCGTTCCTTGATCGAACGGAAAAGCGAATATAAAGATACTCTGGTAAAAAAAGGCGCGACGTTAGGTGCCAATTCCACCATTGTCTGCGGGGTAACCGTCGGCGCTTACGCCTTTATCGGCGCGGGCGCGGTTATTAACCGCGATGTGCCGGATTATGCCCTGATGGTCGGCGTGCCCGCCAAACAGATCGGTTGGATGAGCGAATACGGCGAACAGCTGGATTTACCGTTGTCGGGTCAGGCTGAAACCCGATGCCCGCATACGGGAGAGGTTTATCGCTTGGACGGTAATACGGTGAAGAAATTATAG
- the rsmB gene encoding 16S rRNA (cytosine(967)-C(5))-methyltransferase RsmB, with protein sequence MTKTSRKTTALSGKNNAPKGLTGKNLSVRAAAAQIILQVLDQGKSLSALIPETQLKLKPQDLPLLQEICFGICRVLPRLEWIIRLLMDKPLKGKTRIVHCLLLVGLYQILYTRIPQHAAINETVNAAKELKSDNFRGLLNGVLRRFLREQESVLATVDKHWQTNHPEWLVNKLKKIYPNWRDIIDANNRKPPMWLRVNRIHGSTENYRQLLAENDMTACTDENPHALRLESPMPVQRLPRFAEGWVTVQDVHAQWSGILLEPQNGELILDACAAPGGKTTHILEQAPQAKVVAVDVEENRLKRITENLARLNQQAIVICGDAARPETWLEQAAQQISGRKSAVQFDRILLDAPCSASGVIRRHPDIKWLRQEQDIAPLVDIQYQILTALWATLKPNGVLLYATCSVLPEENGRQIARFLAEHTDAQLMPLPFSPPQEIGHQFLPTENGGDGFYYAKLRKTAQ encoded by the coding sequence ATGACAAAAACATCCCGAAAAACCACCGCACTTTCCGGCAAAAATAACGCCCCCAAAGGCTTAACCGGAAAAAATCTCAGCGTGCGGGCGGCGGCGGCGCAAATTATTCTGCAAGTGCTGGATCAGGGAAAATCCTTATCCGCGTTAATTCCCGAAACGCAACTAAAACTCAAGCCGCAGGATCTGCCGTTGCTGCAGGAAATCTGCTTCGGCATATGCCGTGTACTGCCGCGGTTGGAATGGATAATCCGTCTGCTGATGGACAAACCGCTGAAAGGCAAAACCCGTATCGTGCATTGTTTACTGTTGGTGGGGCTGTATCAAATACTATACACCCGCATTCCGCAACACGCGGCGATAAACGAAACGGTGAATGCGGCGAAAGAACTCAAATCGGACAATTTCCGCGGATTGCTTAACGGCGTGTTGCGCCGCTTTCTGCGGGAACAGGAAAGCGTGCTTGCTACGGTAGACAAACATTGGCAGACCAACCATCCCGAATGGTTGGTGAACAAACTGAAAAAAATCTATCCGAACTGGCGCGATATTATCGACGCCAACAATCGGAAACCGCCGATGTGGTTACGGGTGAACCGAATTCACGGTTCTACGGAAAATTACCGACAGTTGCTGGCGGAAAACGACATGACGGCTTGTACCGATGAAAATCCCCATGCCCTGCGACTGGAATCGCCGATGCCGGTGCAACGCTTGCCTCGCTTTGCCGAAGGTTGGGTAACGGTACAGGATGTGCACGCTCAGTGGTCCGGCATTTTACTGGAACCGCAAAACGGCGAACTGATTCTGGACGCCTGTGCAGCGCCGGGCGGCAAAACGACACACATTCTGGAACAGGCGCCGCAAGCCAAAGTGGTGGCGGTGGATGTGGAAGAAAACCGCCTCAAACGGATTACGGAAAACCTCGCCCGCTTAAACCAGCAGGCAATCGTCATTTGCGGTGACGCCGCACGGCCCGAAACCTGGTTAGAGCAGGCGGCTCAACAGATTAGCGGACGTAAAAGTGCGGTACAATTCGACCGTATTTTACTGGACGCGCCTTGTTCCGCCAGCGGCGTGATTCGCCGTCATCCCGATATAAAATGGTTGCGTCAGGAACAGGATATTGCTCCGTTAGTGGACATTCAGTATCAAATTCTGACCGCGCTTTGGGCGACCCTTAAACCGAACGGCGTATTACTATATGCGACCTGTTCCGTGCTGCCCGAAGAAAACGGCCGACAAATCGCCCGTTTCTTAGCGGAACATACCGATGCGCAATTAATGCCATTACCCTTCTCGCCGCCACAGGAAATCGGGCATCAGTTTCTGCCGACGGAAAACGGCGGCGACGGATTCTATTATGCGAAGCTGCGCAAAACGGCCCAATGA
- a CDS encoding nucleotide sugar dehydrogenase, translating into MNLDSYKVGVVGLGYVGLPLAVEFGKQRETIGFDISPNRVKELAEGKDRTLEVSSEALKSATHLSYTSDLERLKRCNFFIVTVPTPIDDVNRPDLTPLQKASESIGKVLKKGDIVVYESTVYPGATEEVCVPILERVSGLKFNQDFFAGYSPERINPGDKVNTLTKIKKITSGSTPEVADIVDQMYGSIITAGTHKAASIKVAEAAKVIENTQRDLNIALVNELSIIFERVGIDTVDVLEAAGSKWNFLPFRPGLVGGHCIGVDPYYLTHKAEEVGYNPQVILAGRRINDNMAHYVAQTTVKLMLNHNIDVAKAKVGILGVTFKENCPDIRNSKVVDVIHELRNWGADVVVADPWADPAEVKHEYGLDLSVIDENHPVDALIVAVGHKEFRELNPEILRTYMNSSNPVLVDVKSLFDRDALSQQGISVFRL; encoded by the coding sequence ATGAATCTAGACAGCTACAAAGTTGGCGTTGTCGGTCTTGGTTACGTGGGTTTGCCGTTAGCGGTAGAGTTCGGTAAACAGCGGGAGACCATTGGCTTTGATATTAGCCCGAATAGGGTAAAAGAACTGGCAGAGGGTAAAGACCGGACTTTAGAAGTCTCATCGGAAGCCCTCAAGTCAGCTACTCATCTTTCTTACACCTCTGATCTGGAACGGCTTAAGCGATGCAATTTTTTTATCGTTACGGTTCCGACTCCCATTGATGATGTCAACCGCCCGGATTTAACACCGCTGCAGAAAGCCAGCGAATCCATCGGTAAAGTGCTGAAAAAAGGCGATATCGTAGTGTATGAATCCACGGTATATCCCGGGGCTACGGAAGAAGTCTGTGTCCCTATTTTGGAGCGGGTTTCCGGTTTGAAATTCAACCAGGATTTCTTTGCGGGTTATAGTCCGGAGCGGATTAATCCGGGCGATAAAGTCAATACGCTTACTAAAATTAAAAAAATTACCAGCGGCAGTACGCCCGAAGTGGCGGATATTGTCGATCAAATGTACGGCAGTATCATTACTGCGGGCACCCATAAAGCCGCCAGTATTAAAGTGGCGGAAGCGGCAAAAGTGATCGAAAACACTCAACGGGATTTGAATATTGCCTTAGTAAACGAATTATCCATCATTTTCGAACGGGTCGGTATCGATACGGTGGATGTGTTGGAAGCGGCAGGCAGTAAATGGAACTTTTTACCGTTCCGCCCGGGTTTGGTGGGCGGACACTGTATCGGTGTCGATCCGTATTATTTAACTCACAAAGCGGAAGAGGTGGGGTATAACCCGCAGGTGATTCTTGCCGGTCGTCGCATTAATGACAATATGGCGCATTATGTGGCGCAAACCACCGTCAAATTAATGCTGAATCATAATATTGACGTCGCCAAAGCCAAAGTAGGTATTTTAGGGGTGACGTTCAAGGAAAACTGTCCGGATATCCGTAACAGTAAAGTGGTTGATGTGATTCACGAGTTACGTAATTGGGGCGCAGATGTGGTGGTCGCCGATCCTTGGGCCGATCCCGCCGAAGTAAAACACGAATACGGTTTGGATTTATCCGTGATTGATGAAAATCACCCGGTGGATGCGCTGATTGTGGCGGTAGGTCATAAAGAGTTCCGGGAATTAAATCCGGAAATTCTGCGTACTTATATGAATTCGTCTAATCCGGTATTGGTGGATGTGAAGAGTTTATTTGATCGAGATGCCTTATCACAGCAAGGTATCAGTGTGTTCCGTTTATAA
- a CDS encoding cyclase family protein, translated as MFIYLSHKLDPNDLAWPGEPMVEVVRCTDVSEETPFSSFITKLPNHCGTHMDAPRHFVKEGLSINELAMEYFCHKDIALLDIPKGEAEGITREDLESYADILAKVSFAFLRTGFEKYRTENPLIYQNEGPYIAVTAGQYLSDNFPNLKGVGIDFLSIGSPSSRIPDTENPKNCHQAILGYHTGRFTTVIEDMHLAELPKGAKIKQFINAPLRITGLDSSQVTCIVELE; from the coding sequence ATGTTTATATATTTATCACATAAATTAGATCCGAATGATTTAGCTTGGCCGGGTGAACCAATGGTCGAAGTAGTACGCTGTACGGATGTGAGTGAAGAAACGCCATTTAGTAGTTTTATCACTAAATTGCCTAATCATTGCGGTACACATATGGACGCACCTCGTCATTTTGTGAAAGAGGGGTTGAGCATTAACGAATTAGCGATGGAATATTTCTGCCACAAAGATATTGCCTTACTAGACATTCCAAAAGGTGAAGCGGAAGGTATTACTAGAGAAGATTTAGAATCTTACGCTGATATTTTGGCAAAGGTGTCTTTTGCCTTTTTGCGTACGGGTTTTGAAAAATACAGAACGGAAAATCCGCTCATTTACCAAAATGAAGGTCCGTATATTGCGGTAACTGCAGGACAATATTTATCTGATAATTTCCCAAATCTTAAAGGGGTGGGTATCGACTTTTTATCTATCGGTTCGCCATCTTCGCGTATTCCTGATACGGAAAATCCGAAAAATTGTCATCAGGCAATTTTGGGTTATCACACAGGGCGTTTCACGACAGTAATTGAAGATATGCATCTTGCTGAATTGCCGAAAGGAGCAAAAATTAAACAATTTATTAATGCGCCGTTACGTATTACCGGCTTAGATTCGAGTCAAGTGACGTGTATTGTGGAATTAGAATAA
- the def gene encoding peptide deformylase → MALLNVLIYPDERLKTVAAPVTEFNDELQTFIDDMFDTMYQEEGIGLAATQVDVHKRVITIDISGEKNEQLVLINPELLDSEGETGIEEGCLSLPGFRGFVPRKEKITVKALNRYGEEFTLHADGLLAICIQHEMDHLNGIVFADYLSPLKRNRMKEKLVKYQRQLAKQRA, encoded by the coding sequence ATGGCATTATTAAACGTACTGATTTATCCTGACGAACGCCTGAAAACCGTCGCCGCCCCCGTCACCGAATTCAACGACGAACTACAGACGTTTATCGACGACATGTTTGACACCATGTATCAGGAAGAAGGCATCGGATTAGCCGCTACGCAGGTCGACGTACACAAACGCGTGATCACCATCGACATCAGCGGTGAAAAAAACGAACAACTGGTATTGATTAATCCCGAATTACTCGACAGCGAAGGCGAAACCGGTATCGAAGAAGGCTGCCTGTCATTACCCGGCTTTCGCGGTTTCGTCCCGCGCAAAGAAAAAATCACCGTCAAAGCCCTTAACCGCTACGGCGAAGAATTTACTTTGCATGCCGACGGTTTACTGGCAATCTGCATCCAGCATGAAATGGATCACTTAAACGGTATCGTTTTCGCCGATTATTTATCGCCGTTAAAGCGCAATCGAATGAAAGAAAAACTAGTGAAATATCAACGACAACTGGCGAAACAAAGAGCTTAA
- a CDS encoding OPT family oligopeptide transporter encodes MNQPTLKELTFRGMLLGALITVVFTASNVYLGLKVGLTFASSIPAAVISMAVLKFFKGSNILENNMVQTQASSAGTQSSVIFVLPAMLMMGYWQGFPFWQTLLVCMAGGILGVIFTVPLRHVMVVKSDLPYPEGVAAAEILKAGNDDSHNGESESGIKEIAAGGLLAAIVGFCTNGLRVIADGASLWFKGGNAVFQVPMGFSFALLGAGYLVGMIGGIAILLGIFFAWGVAVPYFTAADPMPADAEMIGYAMNIWKTKVRFIGVGTIGIAAIWTLLILLKPMLQGMSQSFRALGDKNLQKSDRTSQDLSPKAMVLITLVSVALIVFAMYNFVHPVSLSAEAALLLIAVCTALAVVIGFFVAAACGYMAGLVGSSSSPISGIGIISVVITAIVLMAIGNSLGLTAHQDGQRFLTALTIFTGSIVMTTAAISNDNLQDLKTGQLVQATPWRQQVALIIGCIVGAFVIAPVLEILFNAYGFSGAMPREGMDATQALSAPQATLMMTIANGIFSHNLEWSYIFTGIALGIALIIVDALLKKSSDGRLALPVLAVGMGIYLPPVVNAPIIVGAALAWFINRHIENHAERHGKNVHEIKKKADRYGTLFAAGLIVGESLIGVLLAFIIAGSVTSGGSDAPLALALNDWDTVGQVLGLIVFVAGIGIYALRVLRAKR; translated from the coding sequence ATGAACCAACCAACATTAAAAGAACTCACCTTCCGAGGTATGTTGTTGGGTGCGCTGATTACGGTGGTTTTCACCGCATCCAACGTTTATTTAGGGCTGAAAGTCGGCTTGACGTTTGCTTCATCCATCCCCGCCGCGGTAATTTCTATGGCGGTATTAAAATTTTTCAAGGGTTCGAATATTCTTGAAAACAACATGGTGCAAACGCAAGCGTCCTCGGCCGGAACTCAATCTTCCGTCATTTTCGTATTGCCTGCAATGCTGATGATGGGATACTGGCAGGGATTTCCGTTTTGGCAAACTCTATTGGTTTGTATGGCGGGCGGGATTTTAGGCGTGATTTTTACCGTGCCGTTACGACATGTCATGGTGGTAAAAAGCGACCTGCCTTATCCCGAAGGTGTCGCCGCCGCAGAGATTCTGAAAGCCGGTAACGACGACAGCCATAACGGTGAAAGCGAAAGCGGTATCAAGGAAATCGCCGCCGGCGGGCTATTGGCGGCAATCGTGGGATTCTGTACCAACGGTTTGCGCGTGATCGCCGATGGCGCCAGCTTATGGTTCAAAGGCGGCAATGCCGTTTTCCAGGTACCGATGGGGTTTTCTTTCGCCTTGCTCGGTGCCGGTTATTTGGTGGGCATGATAGGCGGTATCGCAATTTTACTGGGTATTTTCTTCGCTTGGGGTGTCGCCGTACCCTATTTCACGGCGGCTGATCCTATGCCGGCGGATGCGGAAATGATCGGTTATGCCATGAATATCTGGAAAACCAAAGTCCGCTTTATCGGCGTGGGAACCATCGGTATCGCCGCAATCTGGACATTACTGATTTTACTAAAACCGATGTTGCAAGGTATGAGCCAATCCTTCCGTGCATTGGGTGATAAAAACCTGCAAAAATCCGACCGCACTTCACAAGACTTATCGCCTAAAGCGATGGTCCTCATCACCTTGGTAAGCGTTGCGTTAATCGTATTCGCCATGTATAACTTTGTGCACCCCGTATCTCTTTCTGCGGAAGCGGCATTGCTGCTGATTGCGGTCTGTACCGCCCTTGCCGTCGTCATCGGTTTCTTCGTCGCCGCCGCCTGCGGTTACATGGCGGGATTAGTGGGGTCGTCTTCCAGCCCGATTTCCGGTATCGGAATTATCTCCGTAGTCATCACCGCTATCGTACTGATGGCGATCGGTAACAGTCTCGGTTTAACCGCACACCAGGATGGACAACGTTTCTTAACCGCGTTAACTATTTTCACCGGTTCAATCGTGATGACGACCGCCGCGATTTCCAACGATAACCTGCAGGACTTGAAAACCGGCCAGTTAGTACAGGCAACACCTTGGCGTCAACAGGTCGCCTTAATCATCGGTTGTATCGTGGGAGCGTTCGTCATCGCACCGGTGCTCGAAATTCTGTTCAATGCATACGGTTTCAGCGGTGCCATGCCGCGCGAAGGCATGGATGCGACACAGGCGTTGTCTGCGCCGCAAGCCACATTAATGATGACTATCGCCAACGGTATTTTCTCCCATAATCTGGAATGGTCGTATATTTTCACCGGTATTGCACTGGGCATTGCATTAATTATTGTGGACGCGTTGCTGAAAAAATCCAGCGACGGGCGCCTTGCACTGCCGGTACTTGCCGTAGGCATGGGCATTTATCTGCCGCCGGTAGTGAATGCGCCGATTATCGTGGGCGCCGCGCTGGCTTGGTTCATCAATCGCCACATTGAAAACCACGCCGAACGCCACGGCAAAAACGTGCATGAGATAAAGAAAAAAGCGGATCGCTACGGCACATTGTTTGCCGCCGGTTTAATCGTGGGCGAGAGCTTAATCGGCGTCTTACTTGCCTTCATTATCGCAGGCTCCGTCACCTCCGGCGGTTCCGACGCCCCATTGGCTCTAGCTTTGAACGACTGGGATACTGTCGGTCAAGTATTAGGTTTAATCGTATTCGTCGCCGGCATCGGCATCTACGCCCTCCGGGTGTTACGGGCTAAGCGTTAA
- a CDS encoding alpha/beta hydrolase → MMKRNSFRAIVFLIFSFVGAYFAHQIERDFGRIDVYTVSFITEENHPMVAKLYRPISAIKDTPKPGLLALHGYQSDKEATNTFGALELAKRGFVVLAIDHFGHGYSTALPAANKNMSGANNGYQYLKSLPFVDKERLGIFGHSTGALNAIGVAKLNPDHKAVNGQSSNGGDPSLHNYLVTQGLYEEIGGYREKSFPVKELVKNEARLKAFNLPINGQLQWNHTYGDFADGSARRAALVNGTHLGVMIAEQTNKEAILWFNQTLQNGVQDADWIDPDRQTYWYKEFAGLFALFSALVSALFLANGLLRNSYFCAVTQTPSKLTALSQGKWWAFALVNVVMTMILYPLFTQWGGANEPIASIIPFMPLEMGNGIILWLVVSAMINYLFFLLWKRNTKVSLREFGVLTNNQGVTTPQIVIRHFILAVILIIYLYGITSFVHTFWGVELRFLWPLLKPLTAERFMLFPVYWLLILLFFFSFNGLIATVQMRMKQAESFAITLLSWTVKTNFFAVSGLILLWLFHFVPDFMQIGPGFDIVGLPQFGGRWMMMLAVIIPQFIVFIFLNHWCYLKTGYVYLGVFLTSMLMAWIIVGGQVIGRFLG, encoded by the coding sequence ATGATGAAAAGAAATAGCTTCCGGGCAATTGTTTTTCTCATTTTTAGTTTTGTCGGCGCTTATTTTGCCCATCAAATTGAGCGTGATTTTGGGCGGATTGATGTTTATACGGTGAGTTTTATCACAGAAGAAAATCACCCCATGGTGGCGAAACTTTATCGTCCCATTTCAGCGATAAAAGACACGCCAAAACCCGGGTTATTGGCGTTACATGGTTATCAGAGCGATAAAGAGGCGACGAATACTTTCGGAGCCTTGGAGTTGGCAAAACGCGGTTTTGTCGTGTTAGCGATTGATCATTTCGGTCATGGTTATTCTACCGCTTTGCCCGCTGCGAATAAAAATATGAGCGGAGCCAATAACGGTTATCAATATTTAAAATCTTTGCCTTTCGTGGATAAGGAACGTCTTGGTATTTTCGGGCATTCTACCGGTGCGTTAAATGCGATCGGAGTGGCGAAACTTAATCCGGATCATAAAGCCGTTAACGGTCAAAGCAGTAACGGCGGTGATCCGAGTTTACATAACTATTTGGTTACACAAGGCTTGTATGAAGAAATTGGCGGTTATCGTGAAAAATCTTTCCCTGTGAAAGAATTAGTGAAAAATGAAGCGCGTTTAAAAGCTTTTAATCTGCCGATAAACGGGCAACTGCAGTGGAATCATACTTACGGTGATTTTGCGGATGGTTCCGCACGTCGCGCGGCATTGGTGAACGGCACCCATTTAGGCGTGATGATAGCGGAGCAGACGAATAAAGAAGCGATTTTATGGTTCAATCAAACCCTGCAAAACGGTGTTCAAGATGCTGATTGGATTGATCCGGATCGACAAACTTATTGGTATAAAGAATTTGCAGGTTTATTTGCATTATTTAGTGCATTAGTTTCCGCATTATTTTTAGCAAATGGTTTATTACGCAATTCTTATTTTTGTGCAGTGACACAAACTCCGTCAAAATTAACCGCGCTTTCCCAAGGAAAATGGTGGGCATTTGCATTAGTGAATGTTGTTATGACGATGATTTTATATCCGTTATTTACACAATGGGGCGGAGCCAATGAGCCTATTGCTTCGATAATTCCATTTATGCCTTTAGAAATGGGGAATGGGATTATTTTGTGGCTTGTCGTGAGCGCAATGATAAACTATTTATTCTTCTTACTTTGGAAACGTAATACGAAAGTTTCTTTGCGAGAATTCGGTGTGTTGACTAATAATCAAGGTGTAACAACACCACAGATCGTTATTCGTCACTTTATTTTGGCAGTAATTTTAATTATCTATTTATATGGCATCACAAGTTTTGTACATACATTCTGGGGAGTAGAATTACGTTTTCTATGGCCGTTACTCAAACCGTTAACGGCAGAACGTTTTATGTTATTCCCTGTATATTGGCTATTGATTTTACTGTTCTTCTTTTCATTTAACGGTTTAATCGCGACAGTTCAAATGAGAATGAAACAAGCGGAAAGTTTTGCAATAACGCTGTTAAGCTGGACGGTAAAAACCAATTTCTTTGCCGTATCAGGTTTAATTTTGTTATGGTTATTTCATTTCGTACCGGATTTCATGCAAATTGGTCCGGGATTCGATATTGTTGGTTTGCCACAGTTCGGAGGACGTTGGATGATGATGTTAGCGGTGATTATTCCGCAATTTATCGTATTCATCTTCTTAAATCATTGGTGTTATCTGAAAACAGGTTATGTTTATTTAGGTGTCTTTCTTACGTCGATGCTTATGGCATGGATTATCGTCGGCGGACAAGTGATAGGACGTTTTTTAGGGTAG